In Anabas testudineus chromosome 12, fAnaTes1.2, whole genome shotgun sequence, one genomic interval encodes:
- the tor1 gene encoding torsin family 1 isoform X1: MKPRKRHVLLLWMLVCSGMTEAIEPISTTIAVGMAATLTAFLASYQNIFYYFHECCRPEWISFNRTALEADLESKLFGQHIASRIILKAVNGFMKNENPKKPLVLSLHGWTGTGKNFVSKLIAENIYKEGMDSSFVHVFTSTLHFPHPSQYLTYKSQLQQWIKGNVSNCERSMFIFDEMDKMHPGLIDSIKPYLDYYDKLDGVSYRKAIFIFLSNAGGDSIIQTALNFWKDGRKREEMELKDLETMLTLAVFNNNQSGFFHASLIDKNLVDFFVPFLPLEYSHVVQCALAEMRARGRKPDWGVADKVAKDLVYFPKTEGVFSVKGCKTIVSKLDYYT; the protein is encoded by the exons ATGAAACCGAGGAAGCGACACgtcctgctgctgtggatgttAGTCTGCTCCGGGATGACGGAGGCTATCGAGCCCATTAGCACGACCATAGCGGTCGGGATGGCTGCGACTCTGACCGCTTTCTTAGCGAGCTACCAGAACATTTTCTACTATTTTCACGAGTGCTGTCGACCCGAGTGGATTTCCTTCAACAGGACAG CTTTGGAGGCTGATCTGGAAAGCAAACTGTTCGGACAGCACATTGCGTCACGCATCATCTTAAAAGCTGTGAACGGattcatgaaaaatgaaaacccaAAGAAGCCCCTGGTGCTCTCTCTGCACGGTTGGACCGGAACAGGGAAGAACTTTGTTAGTAAGCTGAttgctgaaaacatttacaagGAGGGAATGGACAGCagctttgttcatgttttcacatctaCTCTACACTTCCCTCATCCAAGTCAGTATCTTACCTACAAG tcTCAGTTACAACAGTGGATCAAAGGCAACGTCAGCAACTGTGAACGCTCCATGTTCATCTTTGACGAGATGGACAAGATGCATCCCGGCTTGATCGACAGTATTAAGCCGTACCTGGACTACTATGACAAGTTGGATGGAGTTTCATATCGCAAAgccatcttcatcttcctcag CAATGCTGGAGGTGACAGCATCATCCAGACAGCTTTAAATTTCTGGAAAGATGGACGAAAACGAGAAGAGATGGAGCTCAAAGACCTTGAAACAATGCTAACTCTGGCAGTGTTCAACAACAACCAAA GTGGCTTTTTTCATGCAAGTTTGATAGACAAGAACCTGGTGGACTTCTTTGTCCCGTTCCTGCCGCTGGAGTACAGTCACGTTGTCCAGTGTGCTCTGGCTGAGATGAGGGCCAGAGGACGAAAGCCAGACTGGGGCGTGGCAGACAAGGTGGCCAAAGATTTAGTGTATTTCCCCAAAACGGAAGGAGTGTTCTCCGTCAAAGGCTGCAAGACCATAGTGAGCAAGTTGGACTACTATACATAA
- the tor1 gene encoding torsin family 1 isoform X2 codes for MKTTRLYLFLTIFSTIALLVDTFEPVTTAVVIGIGATLGRTIYNYLHESCDSKWIYFNATALEADLESKLFGQHIASRIILKAVNGFMKNENPKKPLVLSLHGWTGTGKNFVSKLIAENIYKEGMDSSFVHVFTSTLHFPHPSQYLTYKSQLQQWIKGNVSNCERSMFIFDEMDKMHPGLIDSIKPYLDYYDKLDGVSYRKAIFIFLSNAGGDSIIQTALNFWKDGRKREEMELKDLETMLTLAVFNNNQSGFFHASLIDKNLVDFFVPFLPLEYSHVVQCALAEMRARGRKPDWGVADKVAKDLVYFPKTEGVFSVKGCKTIVSKLDYYT; via the exons ATGAAAACAACACGTTTATATTTGTTCTTAACCATTTTTTCGACAATCGCTTTGCTTGTGGACACGTTTGAGCCCGTCACGACAGCCGTTGTTATCGGAATCGGTGCAACTTTAGGCCGGACGATCTACAATTATTTACATGAAAGTTGCGATTCGAAATGGATATATTTCAATGCAACAG CTTTGGAGGCTGATCTGGAAAGCAAACTGTTCGGACAGCACATTGCGTCACGCATCATCTTAAAAGCTGTGAACGGattcatgaaaaatgaaaacccaAAGAAGCCCCTGGTGCTCTCTCTGCACGGTTGGACCGGAACAGGGAAGAACTTTGTTAGTAAGCTGAttgctgaaaacatttacaagGAGGGAATGGACAGCagctttgttcatgttttcacatctaCTCTACACTTCCCTCATCCAAGTCAGTATCTTACCTACAAG tcTCAGTTACAACAGTGGATCAAAGGCAACGTCAGCAACTGTGAACGCTCCATGTTCATCTTTGACGAGATGGACAAGATGCATCCCGGCTTGATCGACAGTATTAAGCCGTACCTGGACTACTATGACAAGTTGGATGGAGTTTCATATCGCAAAgccatcttcatcttcctcag CAATGCTGGAGGTGACAGCATCATCCAGACAGCTTTAAATTTCTGGAAAGATGGACGAAAACGAGAAGAGATGGAGCTCAAAGACCTTGAAACAATGCTAACTCTGGCAGTGTTCAACAACAACCAAA GTGGCTTTTTTCATGCAAGTTTGATAGACAAGAACCTGGTGGACTTCTTTGTCCCGTTCCTGCCGCTGGAGTACAGTCACGTTGTCCAGTGTGCTCTGGCTGAGATGAGGGCCAGAGGACGAAAGCCAGACTGGGGCGTGGCAGACAAGGTGGCCAAAGATTTAGTGTATTTCCCCAAAACGGAAGGAGTGTTCTCCGTCAAAGGCTGCAAGACCATAGTGAGCAAGTTGGACTACTATACATAA
- the LOC113158319 gene encoding torsin-1A-like — MKPRKRHVLLLQMFGMTAFLASYLDVFYHFHECCRPEWISFNRTALEADLESKLFGQHIASSIILKAVNGFMKNKYPKKPLVLSLHGSTGTGKNFVSKLIAENIYKEGMESRFVHVFTSTLHFPHPSQYLTYKSQLQQWIKGNVSKCERSMFIFDEMDKMHPDLIDSIKPHLEYYDKLDGVSYRKAIFIFLSNAGGDSITRTALNFWEDGRKREEMELKDLETMLTLAVFNNNQSGFFHASLIDKNLVDFFVPFLPLEYSHVVQCALAEMKARRRKPDWDVAVKLVKVVKDLVYFPKTERVFSVKGCKTIVSKLDYYT; from the exons ATGAAACCGAGGAAGCGACACGTCCTGCTGTTGCAGATGTTTGGGATGACCGCTTTCTTAGCGAGCTACCTGGACGTTTTCTACCATTTTCACGAGTGCTGTCGACCCGAGTGGATTTCCTTCAACAGGACAG CTCTGGAGGCTGATCTGGAAAGCAAACTGTTCGGACAGCACATTGCGTCAAGCATCATCTTAAAAGCTGTGAACGGattcatgaaaaataaataccCAAAGAAGCCCCTGGTGCTCTCTCTGCACGGTTCGACCGGAACAGGGAAGAACTTTGTTAGTAAGCTGAttgctgaaaacatttacaagGAGGGAATGGAAAGCaggtttgttcatgttttcacatctaCTCTACACTTCCCTCATCCAAGTCAGTATCTTACCTACAAG TCTCAGTTACAACAGTGGATCAAAGGCAACGTCAGCAAATGTGAACGCTCCATGTTCATCTTTGACGAGATGGACAAGATGCATCCCGACTTGATCGACAGTATTAAGCCACACCTGGAATACTATGACAAGTTGGATGGAGTTTCATATCGCAAAgccatcttcatcttcctcag CAATGCTGGAGGTGACAGCATCACCCGGACAGCTTTAAATTTCTGGGAAGATGGACGAAAACGAGAAGAAATGGAGCTCAAAGACCTGGAAACAATGCTAACTCTGGCAGTGTTCAACAACAACCAAA GTGGCTTTTTTCATGCAAGTTTGATAGACAAGAACCTGGTGGACTTCTTCGTCCCGTTCCTGCCGCTGGAGTACAGTCACGTTGTCCAGTGTGCTCTGGCAGAGATGAAGGCTAGAAGACGAAAGCCAGACTGGGACGTGGCAGTTAAGTTGGTCAAGGTGGTCAAAGATTTAGTGTATTTCCCCAAAACGGAAAGAGTGTTCTCCGTCAAAGGCTGCAAGACCATAGTGAGCAAGTTGGACTACTATACATAA
- the LOC113158316 gene encoding torsin-1A-like produces the protein MKTTRLYLFLTIFSTIALLVDTDESVTAAVVIGIGATLGWTMYKYSHESCDSSWIYFNATALEADLESKLFGQHIASSIILKAVNGFMKNENPQKPLVLSLHGSTGTGKNFVSKLIAENIYKEGMDSRFVHVFTSTLHFPHPSQYLTYKSQLQQWIKGNVSNCERSMFIFDEMDKMHPDLIDSIRPYLEYYDKLDGVSYRKAIFIFLSNSGGENITRTALNFWKDGRKREEIELKDLETMLTLIVFNDNQGGFFRASLIDKNLVDFFVPFLPLEFSHVVQCALAEMRARRRKPDMDVADKVAKDLVYFPETERVFSVKGCKTIVSKLDYYT, from the exons ATGAAAACAACACGTTTATATTTGTTCTTAACCATTTTTTCGACAATCGCTTTGCTTGTGGACACGGATGAGTCCGTCACAGCAGCCGTTGTTATCGGAATCGGTGCAACTTTAGGCTGGACGATGTACAAATATTCTCATGAAAGTTGCGATTCGAGTTGGATATATTTCAATGCAACAG CTTTGGAGGCTGATCTGGAAAGCAAACTGTTCGGACAGCACATTGCATCAAGCATCATCTTAAAAGCTGTGAACGGattcatgaaaaatgaaaacccaCAGAAGCCCCTGGTGCTCTCTCTGCACGGTTCGACCGGAACAGGAAAGAACTTTGTTAGTAAGCTGAttgctgaaaacatttacaagGAGGGAATGGACAGCaggtttgttcatgttttcacatctaCTCTACACTTCCCTCATCCAAGTCAGTATCTTACCTACAAG tcTCAGTTACAACAGTGGATCAAAGGCAACGTCAGCAACTGTGAACGCTCCATGTTCATCTTTGACGAGATGGACAAGATGCATCCCGACTTAATCGACAGTATTAGGCCGTACCTGGAATACTATGACAAGTTGGATGGAGTTTCATATCGCAAAgccatcttcatcttcctcag CAATTCTGGAGGGGAAAACATCACCCGGACAGCTTTAAATTTCTGGAAAGATGGACGAAAACGAGAAGAGATAGAGCTCAAAGACCTGGAAACAATGCTAACTCTGATAGTGTTCAATGACAATCAAG GTGGCTTTTTTCGTGCAAGTTTGATTGACAAGAACCTGGTGGACTTCTTCGTCCCGTTCCTGCCGCTGGAGTTCAGTCACGTTGTCCAGTGTGCTCTGGCTGAGATGAGGGCCAGAAGACGAAAGCCAGACATGGACGTGGCAGACAAGGTGGCCAAAGATTTAGTGTATTTCCCTGAAACGGAAAGAGTGTTCTCCGTCAAAGGCTGCAAGACGATAGTGAGCAAGCTGGACTACTATACATAA
- the LOC113158499 gene encoding torsin-1A-like has protein sequence MSSSITETAGVFGRLWQKTFKSDKSCNSKWISFNAQGLRADLESKLFGQHIASPIILKAVTGFMNDDKPEKPLVLSLHGPTGTGKNFVSKLIADNIYKKGSGSSFVHVFASQLHFPHLSQVDSYKLHLQQWIKGNGTSCERSMLIFDGMDQMRPRLIDGIVPYLKDYNKLVEVSYKKAIFIFLSNAGWGIITKTALNFWKEGRHQEFERKNLEIEISEAVLNNDVFWYSSLIKKNLGGIFVPFLPLQYQHVVQCAEAAMKNRGLQLDWDEVDKMASDLDYFPKFEKAFSVRG, from the exons ATGTCCAGTTCAATCACAGAGACTGCTGGTGTCTTTGGCCGTCTGTGGCAGAAGACCTTCAAGTCCGATAAAAGCTGCAACTCAAAATGGATCTCCTTCAATGCACAGG GTCTCAGAGCTGACCTGGAAAGTAAACTTTTTGGACAACACATAGCTTCACCCATCATACTGAAAGCTGTGACTGGATTTATGAATGACGACAAACCGGAGAAGCCCCTGGTGCTCTCTCTGCACGGACCAACAGGCACAGGGAAGAACTTTGTCAGTAAGCTGATTGCTGACAACATTTATAAGAAGGGAAGTGGCAGCagctttgttcatgttttcGCATCACAACTTCACTTTCCTCACCTAAGTCAGGTTGATTCCTACAAG CTTCATTTGCAGCAGTGGATCAAGGGCAATGGCACCAGCTGTGAGCGCTCCATGTTGATCTTTGATGGGATGGACCAGATGCGTCCTCGCTTGATTGACGGTATTGTACCGTACCTGAAGGATTACAACAAGCTGGTTGAAGTGTCTTATAAGAAAgccatcttcatcttcctcag CAATGCTGGATGGGGCATCATCACCAAGACAGCTTTAAATTTCTGGAAAGAAGGGCGACATCAAGAGTTTGAGCGCAAAAACTTAGAAATAGAGATCTCTGAAGCAGTGCTAAACAATG ATGTCTTTTGGTATTCCAGTTTGATTAAAAAGAACCTGGGTGGCATCTTCGTTCCATTTCTGCCTTTGCAATATCAACATGTCGTCCAGTGTGCAGAGGCTGCGATGAAAAACAGAGGACTGCAGCTAGACTGGGATGAAGTCGACAAAATGGCCAGTGATTTGGACTATTTCCCTAAATTTGAGAAAGCATTCTCTGTCAGAGGCTGa
- the LOC113158317 gene encoding torsin-1A-like, which produces MKVTQIYLLLHLILTTSVLVDTLSVTGFMSNLWKRLSFQGSCDSLKFNAEGLRADLESKLFGQHIASPIIQKAVTGFMNDDNPKKPLVLSLHGPTGTGKNFVSKLIADNIYKKGMDSNRVHVFVSTYHFPHPSQIDIYKSQLQEWIKGNVTKCERSMFIFDEMDQMHPGLIDSIMVYLGYYHKLDGVSYRKVIFLFLSNAGSKVIIETALKFWKEGREREAIELKDVEKDITESVLNNNLSGFWHSRLIEKSMVDFFVPFLPLEYGHIIKCVMAEMKAKGLELNQDVAHSTANEFIYFPTFERVFSVKGCKSVENRMKFYI; this is translated from the exons ATGAAAGTAACACAAATTTATTTGTTGTTACACCTGATTTTGACAACCAGCGTCTTGGTGGATACATTAAGTGTGACTGGTTTCATGTCTAATCTGTGGAAGAGGCTCAGTTTTCAAGGAAGCTGTGATTCATTGAAGTTCAACGCAGAAG GTCTCAGAGCTGACCTGGAAAGTAAACTGTTTGGACAACACATAGCTTCACCCATCATCCAGAAAGCTGTGACTGGATTTATGAATGACGACAACCCCAAGAAGCCCCTGGTGCTCTCTCTGCACGGACCGACAGGCACAGGGAAGAACTTTGTCAGTAAGCTGATTGCTgacaacatttataaaaaggGCATGGACAGCAACcgtgttcatgtttttgtgtctacGTATCACTTCCCCCATCCGAGTCAGATTGATATCTACAAG TCTCAGTTACAGGAATGGATCAAAGGCAACGTCACCAAATGTGAACGCTCAATGTTCATCTTTGATGAGATGGACCAGATGCATCCTGGCCTGATTGACAGTATTATGGTGTATCTGGGCTACTACCACAAGCTAGATGGAGTTTCTTACCGAAAagtcatcttcctcttcctcag CAATGCTGGATCTAAGGTCATCATAGAGACAGCTTTAAAATTCTGGAAAGAAGGTCGAGAACGAGAGGCGATTGAACTCAAAGACGTTGAAAAGGACATCACTGAATCAGTGTTAAACAACAACCTTA gTGGCTTTTGGCATTCACGCCTTATTGAAAAGAGCATGGTGGACTTCTTTGTCCCGTTCCTGCCTCTGGAGTATGGACACATTATCAAGTGTGTTATGGCTGAGATGAAAGCAAAAGGACTTGAACTAAACCAGGATGTAGCACACAGTACAGCCAATGAATTCATATATTTCCCCACATTTGAAAGAGTGTTCTCTGTAAAAGGCTGCAAGTCAGTGGAGAATAGGATGAAATTCTACATCTGA
- the ppp1r26 gene encoding protein phosphatase 1 regulatory subunit 26 translates to MYLMNVPPVAATQTEWRTCGPPGGYSLQCFNDSDTELSTVGTPISNKVQMIIESLRSTQSSLEMGDEIEGNVLSGQDGHPQACRVTMGSYVGAKSKTKGSTENQRADVSSPVNHGSSDSDSDDSVDRGIEEAIREYLKEKDDHKRKAEPCSPFLQASKIPRKNMHIPEVSKQNSDSNTLISNNQIPKSVKVENLTTPAVIPIKKYIKNKASLSDNMVMTMDSSKSPTNKGLQKEQMKSPSKTISLFNKVKCSVPIKVEEDSSDSSSDDGIEEAIQRYQLEKQEQQNRREDFNSHAFKDDSDSTSDDGIEEAIRCYQLEQLKEKNVLKPFLHRQNPFSTSLIHAVGSTSTESMKKHKLRKKKTRTEKEVKSVSPSICIPNNTFSDNQEGKGNGLLSFKLDSFTPQPTPTPPKINTTAELMCAEAILDISKTVMPGAFQNVGLSSCVPTESSLQSSPLYNCAGRENDDSSIDSEDGIEQEIRKFLEQKAQMHKQSPTSAVTQEIQSTNEPEKMKAKQVATQKKPQRLSLTQKRKHKEENSSISNVSGVDKEMAPKPLPEYRKDCSPSVFSQRSPTHPTAGLHKTEQSGDKSSSLDSDEDLDTAIRDLLKTKRKSKKKTRDLKRKSKKCLREEDPLLKSVLQTKKLKPDPLSKSSALIKIHKSKDDIKDKSGMNKKTISQLKQTNKNKVHDNDDDDETETVKEAEDKEALLLHNNQAVLQIKDESSSVDSDDSIEQEIRRFLAEKAKVSTAEKNKDEDALRNDTVKVCTLLQDEDHKQENQLAEIPRKSSTSPLSGKSPLISPPQDKPLRPTQSLLPDISNVGAQSHPSSVQSCSPILLEPADGAGAARTDQRRSSIGRGDVQDAMPQTERVQTVFNSNSAHSRSESIKWRQSLGLPTTDPRTLSRTPFHITSSKINENASANPLCQSRGMNLKSQTPVTVWSSARTSRSPFSCSTETAAVYTPFRTSVLNLSTVRHPRMAFARSLLPGQSSQCPVEGEAESMVHISKDKSVFVELESNRTNHVQVRSRDRSEGKERVELLSEKKEVESLKINNKEVHLERTEEEFVDEAECESGNRRNPETKQGFSTLSLSSAIDPGITFRPCIALTTEERSRMFNRRYLAEVCKKEKAHHSSVPVRNKAVRHVKRKLQFVTVSRRNEAPSQNSIMQ, encoded by the exons ATGTACTTGATGAATGTACCTCCTGTCGCAGCGACGCAAACAGAATGGAGAACATGTGGTCCACCTGGAGGCTATAGCCTTCAATGCTTCAATGACTCTGACACTGAGTTGTCCACTGTAGGCACACCTATCTCAAATAAGGTCCAGATGATCATAGAGAGCCTAAGGAGCACCCAGTCCTCACTCGAGATGGGCGACGAGATTGAGGGAAATGTGCTTTCAGGACAGGATGGTCATCCCCAAGCCTGCAGGGTTACAATGGGTTCTTATGTAGGAGCCAAGTCCAAAACTAAAGGTTCCACTGAAAACCAACGGGCGGATGTTTCCTCCCCAGTAAACCATGGGAGCAGTGACTCGGACAGTGATGATTCTGTGGACAGAGGAATTGAGGAGGCAATACGGGAATACCTGAAGGAAAAAGATGATCACAAACGCAAGGCAGAGCCATGTTCCCCTTTTCTCCAGGCCTCTAAAATTCCCagaaaaaacatgcatattCCTGAGGTTTCTAAACAGAACTCTGATAGTAATACTCTAATTTCAAACAACCAGATTCCCAAAAGTGTCAAAGTTGAGAACCTCACAACTCCAGCTGTTATACCCATTAAAAAGTACATCAAAAACAAGGCCTCCCTTAGTGACAACATGGTTATGACAATGGATTCTAGtaaaagtccaacaaacaaaggTTTGCAGAAAGAGCAGATGAAGAGTCCGTCTAAAACAATCAGCCTCTTCAACAAAGTAAAGTGCTCGGTCCCAATTAAAGTGGAGGAAGACTCAAGTGATTCTAGTAGTGATGATGGCATCGAGGAGGCTATTCAAAGATACCAGCTGGagaaacaggagcagcagaACAGAAGGGAAGATTTCAATTCACATGCATTCAAAGATGATTCGGACTCCACTAGCGATGATGGGATTGAAGAAGCTATTCGCTGCTACCAGCTTGAGCAACTGAAGGAAAAGAATGTCCTGAAACCGTTCTTACACAGACAAAACCCCTTCAGTACGTCATTAATACACGCTGTTGGATCTACAAGCACGGAAAGCATGAAGAAACAcaagctgagaaagaaaaagaccagaacagagaaagaggtcaAATCTGTTTCTCCATCTATTTGCATACCCAATAATACATTTTCGGACAACCAGGAAGGTAAAGGAAATGGACtactttcatttaaattagaTAGTTTTACGCCGCAACCTACCCCTACCCCACCAAAGATCAATACAACTGCAGAGCTCATGTGTGCTGAGGCAATACTGGACATTTCGAAAACCGTTATGCCTGGGGCCTTCCAAAATGTTGGCCTTAGCAGTTGTGTCCCCACTGAATCTTCTTTGCAATCTTCACCTCTTTACAACTGTGCCGGGAGAGAAAATGATGACAGCTCCATTGATAGTGAAGACGGGATTGAGCAGGAAATCAGGAAATTTCTGGAGCAGAAGGCTCAAATGCACAAACAGTCACCCACATCTGCTGTGACTCAAGAAATTCAAAGTACAAATGAACcagaaaaaatgaaagcaaaacaagttGCAACCCAAAAGAAACCTCAAAGACTGTCTttgacacagaaaagaaaacacaaagaggaaaacagtAGCATTTCAAACGTGTCAGGGGTGGATAAAGAAATGGCCCCTAAGCCTTTACCTGAGTATAGAAAAGATTGTAGTCCCTCTGTATTTTCCCAGAGGAGCCCAACACATCCAACAGCTGGACTACACAAGACAGAACAAAGTGGAGACAAAAGCAGCTCGCTTGACAGTGATGAGGACCTAGACACTGCTATAAGAGACCTactcaaaacaaaaaggaagtcaaagaaaaagacaagagactTAAAGCGGAAATCGAAAAAGTGCCTCAGAGAAGAAGACCCACTGctaaaaagtgttttacagaCCAAAAAGTTGAAACCGGATCCTTTGTCCAAGAGCAGTGCTTTGATAAAAATACACAAGAGTAAGGATGACATAAAAGACAAGTCTGGaatgaacaaaaaaactatttcccaacttaaacaaactaataaaaataaagtgcatgataacgatgatgatgatgaaacgGAGACAGTGAAAGAGGCTGAGGATAAAGAAGCCTTGTTGCTGCACAATAATCAGGCTGTTCTGCAGATAAAGGATGAGAGCAGTTCGGTAGACAGCGATGATAGTATTGAGCAAGAGATCCGAAGGTTTCTGGCCGAAAAGGCCAAAGTTTccactgcagagaaaaataaagatgaagatgCATTAAGGAATGACACAGTTAAGGTTTGTACCTTACTCCAAGATGAAGACCATAAGCAGGAAAATCAGCTGGCTGAAATTCCAAGAAAAAGTAGCACCTCTCCCCTGTCTGGCAAATCTCCTCTGATTAGTCCACCTCAAGATAAGCCTCTACGTCCAACACAGAGTTTGCTTCCAGACATCTCTAACGTTGGTGCACAATCACATCCATCTTCAGTCCAGTCCTGCAGCCCCATCCTTCTGGAGCCAGCGGACGGAGCAGGGGCTGCTAGGACTGATCAGAGGAGGTCTAGCATTGGGAGAGGTGATGTCCAGGATGCCATGCCACAGACGGAAAGAGtgcaaactgtttttaattctaATAGTGCTCATTCTCGCTCGGAGTCAATCAAGTGGCGCCAGAGCCTGGGACTCCCCACTACTGACCCAAGGACTCTCAGTCGAACCCCATTCCATATCACCTCATCCAAAATAAACGAGAATGCATCAGCAAATCCGCTCTGTCAAAGTAGGGGGATGAACCTCAAATCACAGACTCCAGTCACTGTTTGGTCATCTGCAAGGACGAGCAGATCACCTTTCTCCTGCTCTACAGAGACAGCTGCTGTATATACACCATTCAGAACCTCTGTTTTGAATCTGTCTACTGTCAGGCATCCAAGGATGGCCTTTGCACGGAGCCTGCTGCCTGGCCAGAGTTCACAATGTCCTGTAGAAGGAGAGGCCGAGAGCATGGTGCATATATCTAAAGACAAGAGTGTGTTTGTCGAGTTGGAATCTAATAGGACCAACCATGTCCAGGTTCGAAGCAGGGACAGGAGCGAGGGAAAGGAGAGAGTAGAGTTGCTAAGTGAGAAAAAAGAAGTAGAGAGCTTGAAGATAAACAATAAAGAAGTACATCTAGAAAGAACGGAAGAAGAATTTGTAGATGAGGCAGAATGTGAGTCAGGCAACAGGAGAAATCCAGAGACGAAGCAGGGCTTTTCCACATT GTCTTTGTCCAGTGCCATTGACCCTGGCATCACTTTCAGACCTTGCATAGCTCTTAccacagaggagagaagcaggATGTTCAACAGGAGGTACCTGGCTGAAGTGTGCAAGAAG GAAAAGGCTCATCACAGTAGTGTTCCCGTCCGGAACAAGGCTGTGCGACATGTCAAAAGAAAGCTTCAGTTTGTTACAGTCAGCAG GAGGAATGAAGCACCCAGCCAGAACAGCATAATGCAATAA